In one window of Leptospira sp. GIMC2001 DNA:
- a CDS encoding flagellar motor protein MotB produces the protein MRTHRRFTRRKRESESSDNHERWLLTYADMITLLLGLFIILYSISNVDKQKLESVADAIRSGFGFGPGGTVAIFDGGTSVLEDDLFKPKSQLFRVWENLGFNLKRWKEVAKLRLGLAETEELKLVIFGPITDEGDWIVDQTQDETFQNLSQLTENLDVEILIRLEIPENARLGRVSWEDSAKRTAKLAELMETKYNIPREKIAILAHTKFSPMKDVSSDSPEAKARQERIEIFIRKQK, from the coding sequence ATGCGTACACATCGTCGCTTCACTCGTAGAAAAAGAGAAAGCGAATCTTCAGACAATCATGAACGATGGTTGCTTACGTATGCAGATATGATTACCCTTTTGCTGGGTTTGTTTATTATTTTATATTCAATTTCTAATGTTGATAAACAAAAATTAGAATCAGTTGCTGATGCAATTCGTTCAGGTTTTGGTTTTGGACCAGGAGGAACTGTTGCTATCTTTGATGGTGGAACTAGTGTTCTGGAAGATGATTTATTTAAACCTAAGTCTCAACTTTTCCGTGTATGGGAGAATCTTGGTTTCAACCTCAAGAGATGGAAGGAAGTCGCAAAACTTCGTCTTGGACTTGCTGAGACAGAAGAATTAAAATTAGTAATTTTCGGTCCAATCACGGATGAAGGAGATTGGATTGTAGATCAGACTCAGGATGAGACATTTCAAAATTTATCACAACTCACTGAGAATTTGGATGTGGAAATCTTGATACGACTTGAGATTCCAGAAAATGCACGATTGGGAAGGGTGTCCTGGGAAGATAGTGCAAAGCGTACTGCAAAACTTGCAGAGCTAATGGAAACAAAATACAATATACCTCGTGAGAAGATTGCAATTCTTGCTCACACTAAATTTTCCCCAATGAAGGATGTCTCATCGGACTCACCAGAGGCGAAAGCACGACAAGAACGCATTGAAATTTTCATTCGCAAGCAAAAGTAG
- a CDS encoding LA_2478/LA_2722/LA_4182 family protein produces MKFSFASKSSRSYLIFFARPIVLLAKSGHRMLRTPYMILLILFFLCQIDCKDRSKGVDDPFWREESLKIAGEICKKIANCGKETGAFIGLELSHTQLAENRLQEASCHEHHRNTNVYKLIGDNPDQIRSLTRDCYKEIIEMGCSDLVDKKYKKIVACELMGRIQRGESLE; encoded by the coding sequence TTGAAATTTTCATTCGCAAGCAAAAGTAGTAGATCTTATCTAATATTTTTTGCAAGACCAATAGTTCTTTTAGCAAAATCTGGTCATAGAATGCTCCGTACACCTTATATGATTCTTCTAATACTCTTCTTCTTATGTCAGATTGATTGTAAAGATCGATCTAAAGGTGTAGATGATCCATTCTGGAGAGAAGAATCTCTTAAAATTGCTGGTGAAATTTGCAAAAAAATTGCAAATTGTGGCAAAGAAACTGGCGCCTTCATTGGACTTGAATTATCTCATACACAATTGGCAGAGAATAGGTTACAAGAAGCTTCATGCCATGAACATCATCGAAATACTAACGTTTATAAATTGATCGGAGATAATCCCGATCAGATTCGATCACTAACACGTGATTGTTATAAAGAAATCATTGAAATGGGATGTTCTGATTTAGTTGATAAGAAGTATAAAAAGATTGTTGCATGCGAACTAATGGGTCGTATACAGAGAGGGGAATCTTTAGAATAG
- a CDS encoding M14 family zinc carboxypeptidase produces the protein MLRGLRRLNRYERRILNIIKLGGKNARLTQFGFSRKTDDGFRFPIHAIELGTPKAIRNNPVGLVAGVHGLETVGIRILLDFLEYILDKKNNDFLPELKKGKLGLVILPIVNPGGVALKSRSNPAGVDLMRNSGVEAESALPFFGGHKISSSLPYYRGNTMEPESRALFRFVHKYFYSVKDAIMPVLDIHSGFGTIDHVWWPYARTKKPCIDTPLFEKMAYYLKTKMNHDVFKYGPQSETYTTHGDLWDRFYDNYFEHFRTSNTSWSSRFLPITLEVGTWSDLKQDPMKIFRKRGIFNPARENKLETITGYRNFIRDFVLLSQTKLAHWTA, from the coding sequence ATGCTTCGTGGACTCCGCCGATTAAATCGTTACGAAAGACGAATTCTCAACATTATTAAGTTAGGTGGTAAAAATGCACGCCTTACTCAATTCGGTTTTAGCAGAAAAACAGACGATGGTTTTCGCTTTCCCATCCATGCTATAGAACTTGGAACTCCAAAAGCTATTCGCAATAATCCAGTCGGTTTAGTGGCTGGAGTTCATGGATTAGAGACAGTTGGCATTCGCATACTTTTGGACTTTCTAGAATACATTCTCGATAAAAAGAATAATGATTTCTTACCAGAATTGAAAAAAGGTAAACTTGGATTGGTCATTTTGCCTATTGTAAACCCAGGTGGTGTTGCTCTCAAATCAAGATCAAATCCGGCCGGCGTAGATCTCATGCGCAATTCTGGTGTTGAGGCTGAATCGGCCTTGCCCTTCTTTGGTGGACATAAAATTAGTTCTTCACTCCCGTATTATCGTGGTAATACGATGGAACCTGAATCTAGAGCATTATTTAGATTTGTTCATAAATATTTTTATTCGGTAAAAGATGCGATTATGCCTGTTCTTGATATACATTCCGGTTTCGGAACTATTGATCATGTTTGGTGGCCTTATGCGAGAACGAAGAAACCTTGCATTGACACACCATTGTTTGAAAAGATGGCGTATTATCTTAAGACCAAAATGAATCATGATGTTTTTAAATATGGACCACAATCGGAAACTTATACAACTCATGGAGATCTATGGGATCGGTTCTATGATAATTATTTTGAACATTTTAGAACATCAAATACTTCTTGGAGTTCCAGATTTCTTCCAATAACTTTAGAAGTTGGTACTTGGTCTGATCTTAAGCAAGACCCAATGAAGATTTTTCGAAAGCGAGGAATTTTCAATCCAGCTCGCGAAAATAAATTAGAGACCATTACCGGTTATAGAAATTTTATTAGAGATTTTGTATTATTATCCCAGACTAAGCTTGCACATTGGACCGCATAA
- a CDS encoding malic enzyme-like NAD(P)-binding protein, translating to MKEEALKYHSQFPQGKTKVVPTKPTDNSADLTLAYSPGVAYPCLEIADNKELVYEYTNKGNLVGIITNGTAVLGLGNIGPEAGKPVMEGKAVLFKKFAGIDVFDIELNTQDPEELIRAVKLLEPTFGGINLEDIKAPECFYIEKVLDENMDIPVFHDDQHGTAIITTAALLNALIINGKKLENLKVVINGAGAAAVAIADMICEVGVDFNNIFMLDSRGMLNLSRKDLHDSKKRFVRNIPENSLRDVVKGADVFIGVSVRDVMDQVMVQSMAKDPIVFALANPDPEIPYQLAKAARPDVILATGRSDHPNQVNNVLGFPFIFRGALDIRSKRVNSEMKLAASKALADLARLPVPDELCQAYGVDKIEFGSEYIIPKPFDPRLIFYISSAVAKAAVESGVAQIPYPGDEAYRKYLNQRMGISS from the coding sequence ATGAAAGAAGAAGCGCTAAAATACCATTCACAGTTTCCGCAAGGAAAAACTAAAGTAGTTCCAACTAAGCCAACCGACAATAGCGCCGATCTTACTTTAGCCTATTCGCCAGGTGTTGCTTACCCCTGTTTAGAAATTGCTGACAATAAAGAATTGGTTTATGAATATACTAACAAGGGTAACTTGGTTGGGATTATCACGAATGGTACGGCAGTATTAGGACTCGGAAATATTGGTCCTGAAGCTGGTAAACCTGTGATGGAAGGAAAAGCTGTTCTATTCAAGAAATTTGCTGGTATTGATGTTTTTGATATAGAGTTGAACACTCAAGATCCGGAAGAACTTATTCGTGCTGTTAAATTACTAGAACCAACATTTGGTGGAATAAACTTAGAAGATATTAAAGCTCCAGAATGTTTTTATATTGAGAAAGTACTTGATGAGAATATGGATATTCCGGTTTTTCATGATGATCAGCATGGAACGGCAATCATCACTACGGCAGCTCTTTTAAATGCATTGATCATTAACGGTAAAAAATTAGAAAATCTTAAAGTTGTAATCAATGGTGCCGGAGCTGCAGCTGTAGCTATTGCTGATATGATCTGCGAAGTGGGAGTTGATTTCAATAATATATTTATGTTGGATTCAAGAGGGATGTTAAATCTATCTAGAAAAGATTTACATGACTCTAAGAAACGATTTGTTCGCAATATTCCAGAAAATTCTTTACGTGATGTTGTAAAAGGTGCTGATGTTTTTATTGGAGTATCCGTTAGAGATGTGATGGATCAAGTAATGGTTCAATCTATGGCTAAGGATCCAATTGTTTTTGCTTTAGCGAATCCTGATCCAGAAATTCCGTACCAACTTGCTAAGGCTGCAAGACCAGACGTAATTCTCGCTACCGGTCGTAGTGATCATCCAAATCAAGTGAATAATGTTCTAGGATTTCCATTTATTTTTCGAGGTGCCTTGGATATTCGATCCAAAAGAGTCAATAGTGAAATGAAGCTCGCAGCTTCAAAAGCTCTTGCAGATCTTGCAAGACTTCCTGTACCGGATGAATTATGCCAAGCGTATGGAGTTGATAAAATTGAATTTGGGTCTGAATATATCATTCCTAAACCTTTTGATCCAAGATTGATTTTCTATATTTCATCAGCGGTTGCTAAAGCTGCAGTTGAGTCAGGAGTTGCACAAATCCCTTATCCTGGCGATGAAGCTTATAGAAAATATTTGAATCAAAGAATGGGAATCAGTTCTTAG
- a CDS encoding LIC_11026 family protein — translation MNWDKADATRFILNVTRKKWVRVLFYICLIYNTVFNSITGQIVVDRLAQSILKSQLDINVTRFSLLYGFVFEDVILYSGDEFQKGKFLQSDRIAVTYNLPLLFLGRLKISEVSLTNSKIEFLERNKLWNFETIMEKSESSSIELEESEEQSGNHSDIISTFIPISLYANIFVNDLTIHVVRGMDSNDKLDLNLSDLNLAFELDSKRFREIPLSFKAINLIEKLEVSLNKDNVVPIQLKDSKDEIKFNLFSKFVLNHYLDKDIPKIESNLHLGTDEIVFGAGDNQSATAGIELKYDLKLDPIKDHLSLDELTMILAGKPTFQLDGEVQNISTPKMSFRFENTPTSIDLSEISKLFKKIPGLKNIALSGNISFPEIIARGDIDDLLTSIKIHGKNILVTLPAGKHSIPEIIIESSAHLNLSNPIKPTKENLLPILNHLSIEKISVQYNSIIAKISGEIDPNRKVELDLDISGINLEKFSNQVFGIASTKIRLRGDKLSLFGVDLKININEFRYIMGRGISGKNNIQLTAQKQVDLEKEFELEKIQITPLNFQVKNEKYEEFLFFTSNIGFSNLDSKLDFELKDLKIISRFTPMIPAMPVSLKSTVANLRESLGERLNLYGALEYLQSNSGKEIILHFGGSFPGIELDDLHIESDINILNDKPKTIEIKEFRIDAFKKKLYADFKGKFYKPFIPNPPYGDYTGSLAGKLRLRSKEPSLILKGINLKGVIDLDLDVQNEHINGKLHTEEADIRITSGNCPGANCKFTEIVDLFLDIPFHHNILETSTLVLTSGNKENLIKNYGEQKGLNFKIEKIRGSHPSLTGQVFDFVVPKDHLPGLSASIVHKDNILKIDNLRIFALDGIVYGRDILFNIGNGDINNMEFASTLQIRDVDLKQMLPRESQDKVGDGKIKADLNFTGRNLSDPIGNMNLYFSVFQIGSDFGKSAINIVSPTNLITDAIINSYSVNNVEIQLSKGLVYASIQFNKSLLNTLVFNIENDRIQEERIPLSSFLDRAKDEFSNYK, via the coding sequence ATGAATTGGGATAAAGCGGACGCTACTAGATTTATTCTGAATGTCACTCGAAAGAAATGGGTGAGAGTTCTATTTTATATTTGCTTAATATACAATACAGTCTTCAATTCAATCACCGGACAGATTGTGGTTGATCGACTAGCTCAATCAATACTCAAATCACAGTTAGATATAAATGTTACCCGTTTTTCTCTACTCTACGGATTTGTTTTTGAAGATGTGATATTGTATTCAGGTGATGAATTTCAGAAAGGTAAATTCTTACAATCAGATCGAATTGCTGTCACATACAATCTGCCTCTACTGTTTTTGGGAAGGCTCAAAATTTCAGAAGTATCCTTAACGAATTCTAAAATCGAATTTTTGGAGAGGAATAAATTATGGAATTTCGAAACTATAATGGAAAAATCCGAAAGTTCTAGTATTGAATTGGAAGAATCCGAGGAACAGAGCGGGAATCATTCTGATATTATTTCGACTTTCATTCCTATTTCATTGTATGCGAATATTTTTGTAAATGATCTTACAATTCACGTTGTTAGAGGAATGGATAGTAATGATAAATTAGATCTAAATTTATCTGATTTAAATTTAGCCTTCGAACTGGATTCAAAAAGATTTCGAGAAATTCCTCTTTCATTCAAAGCAATCAATCTAATCGAAAAATTAGAGGTTTCGTTGAATAAAGACAATGTTGTTCCTATTCAATTAAAGGATTCTAAAGATGAAATTAAATTTAATCTATTTTCTAAATTTGTTCTGAATCACTACCTTGATAAAGACATTCCAAAAATTGAATCCAATCTACATCTTGGCACAGATGAAATTGTTTTTGGAGCAGGAGACAATCAGTCAGCAACCGCAGGTATTGAGTTGAAATATGATTTAAAACTAGATCCAATCAAGGATCACTTGTCCCTAGATGAACTTACAATGATTTTGGCGGGAAAACCTACATTTCAATTGGATGGGGAAGTTCAAAATATTTCAACTCCCAAGATGAGTTTTCGATTTGAAAATACTCCAACATCAATTGACTTGTCAGAAATTTCTAAACTATTTAAAAAAATACCAGGACTTAAAAATATTGCTTTGAGTGGTAACATATCTTTTCCCGAGATTATTGCGCGCGGAGATATAGATGATCTACTGACATCAATTAAGATTCATGGTAAGAATATTTTAGTAACCCTTCCAGCTGGAAAACATTCTATACCAGAAATAATAATTGAATCTTCAGCTCATTTGAATCTAAGCAATCCAATTAAGCCAACAAAAGAAAATTTGCTTCCAATTCTCAATCATCTATCAATTGAGAAGATCTCAGTTCAATACAATAGTATAATAGCTAAAATATCTGGTGAAATTGATCCTAATAGAAAAGTAGAATTAGATTTAGATATATCTGGTATCAATTTGGAAAAATTTTCCAATCAAGTATTTGGAATTGCTTCAACCAAAATTAGACTTCGCGGTGATAAATTATCCTTGTTTGGAGTGGATCTCAAAATCAATATAAATGAATTTCGATATATAATGGGAAGAGGAATCTCTGGTAAAAATAATATTCAATTAACCGCGCAGAAACAAGTTGATTTGGAAAAAGAATTTGAACTTGAGAAGATTCAAATTACTCCGTTAAATTTTCAAGTAAAAAATGAGAAATATGAAGAATTTTTATTTTTTACATCAAATATAGGATTTTCTAATTTAGATTCTAAATTGGATTTCGAACTTAAAGATTTAAAAATTATTTCTCGGTTCACTCCAATGATTCCTGCTATGCCTGTCTCTCTGAAGTCAACTGTGGCAAACCTTCGCGAAAGTCTAGGAGAGAGGCTGAATCTATACGGTGCGTTAGAGTATCTCCAATCAAATTCAGGTAAGGAAATTATTTTACATTTCGGTGGGAGTTTTCCAGGAATTGAATTGGATGATTTGCATATTGAATCCGATATAAATATTTTGAATGATAAACCGAAAACAATTGAAATAAAAGAATTTCGGATCGATGCTTTCAAGAAAAAGCTTTATGCAGATTTCAAGGGTAAGTTTTATAAACCATTTATACCAAATCCACCTTATGGAGATTATACGGGAAGTTTGGCTGGAAAACTTAGATTGAGATCCAAGGAACCTTCACTTATACTAAAAGGCATCAATTTAAAAGGAGTAATTGACCTGGATCTGGATGTACAAAATGAACATATTAATGGTAAACTCCATACAGAAGAAGCAGATATACGGATTACCTCTGGAAATTGTCCAGGTGCAAACTGTAAATTTACAGAGATTGTTGATCTGTTTTTGGATATACCTTTTCACCATAATATACTAGAGACTAGTACTCTAGTTCTTACCTCTGGCAATAAAGAAAATTTGATAAAGAATTATGGGGAACAAAAAGGTCTTAATTTTAAGATTGAAAAAATTCGAGGAAGTCACCCCAGCTTAACCGGTCAGGTTTTTGATTTTGTGGTTCCGAAAGATCATTTACCTGGACTATCCGCAAGTATAGTGCACAAAGATAATATTCTAAAAATTGATAATCTACGAATCTTTGCATTAGATGGTATAGTATATGGCCGAGATATTTTATTCAATATAGGAAATGGTGATATTAACAATATGGAATTTGCATCGACTTTGCAAATTCGCGATGTCGATCTTAAGCAAATGTTGCCGAGAGAATCACAAGATAAAGTGGGTGATGGGAAAATTAAGGCTGATCTCAATTTCACAGGAAGGAATCTTTCTGATCCGATTGGAAATATGAATTTATACTTTAGCGTGTTTCAAATTGGTTCGGACTTTGGCAAGAGTGCAATCAATATAGTGAGTCCAACTAATTTAATTACGGATGCAATAATCAACAGTTATTCTGTGAATAATGTCGAAATACAGTTATCGAAAGGATTAGTTTACGCATCAATACAATTCAATAAATCTCTGCTAAACACTTTAGTATTTAATATCGAAAATGATCGAATTCAAGAAGAGAGAATTCCTTTGTCTAGTTTTTTGGATCGTGCTAAGGATGAGTTTTCCAATTATAAATAA